A region of the Pempheris klunzingeri isolate RE-2024b chromosome 6, fPemKlu1.hap1, whole genome shotgun sequence genome:
TGCTCTGGTTCTATGTCAGACGACTGGAGTCACATGACCTCGTCTCCACTGCGGGAACCAGGAAGAAGCTCTGCCTGGTCTGTGAGAAGCAGCCGAGCTCTGGACTCATGGGAAGTGTTGTTTTTTAAGGGAAGTGGACTTAATTAATCTGCATGTCTTAAATATTTTGGGGCAGTGAGTTTGGGCGCTACAGGTTCTAGGGGGGCTCAGAGGGTCCGTGCGAAGTCTGGATCTCCTCGAGGGTCAGGAACACGTTCTACGAAGctcacacctgctgctcagTCCTGTGGCGTGGTCTGGTCTGGATCCCTGGAGGGACCTGGACCGCCGTGGACGGACGAGCTGAGGCCGACCTCATCCGGCCGGTCGCCATGGTAACACTTTTCAGGCGTGAGCTTCGTACAAAGTGTGGAGCTGCTCTCTGAGGCCCGCTGGTCCCGGTCCGACCAGTCCCAGAGTCTCCATAAGTGCTGTGAGTCCGGATCAGCCGAAGGCCCAGGTCTGTCCGTGAGGACGCCGCCGGGCGCCGTTCACACCCGTCCGCTGTACAAACTCTACGTCTGAGACTCTACGACTCGTTTGCAGCCGAGCGGTTAGGACGAGGAGGCGACGTTCCCTGAGGACGCCGCCGTGGTCTCCCGGGGCGAGTGCTCCGCCTCCTCCTTGTTCGGGTGGGAGGAGTTATCCGACTTGCTGCGGCTGAACTCGGCGCCCATGATCGGCCCGCTGAACTTGGCGCCAGGCCGGACGCAGGCGGTGCAGCACAGCAACGTCTTGAGGAACGCGCGGCGCATCTCGTTGCTGGTCAGCGTGTAGATGAGTGGGTTCATGGCGGAGTTGAGGACGGCGAGCGCCAGGAACCATTCGGCGTTGTAGAGGATGGGGCAGCTCAGCGTCTCGCAGGCGGCGTCCAGCAGCAAGAGGATGAAGAGCGGCGCCCAGCAGGCGATGAAGCAGCTCAGGACGATGATGACGGTTTTCAGCAGCGCCATTGACTTCTCCGAGCTCTTGATGTTGGCGCCGGCATTGCTGCGGCCATTGGACACCTTGCGGAAGACGAGCTTGCGGCTGCGAGTGCGCACCAGTGTGTAGATGCGGGCGTAGAGCGCCACGATGGCCATGAGGATGATGCTGAAGACGGTGGTGCAGAACAGGATGTAGGTCTTGTGGTAGAGCGGCAGCACGGTGGAGCAGCGCGTCATGCTCTGGATGCAGTTCCAGCCCATCACCGGCAGGCCGCCCAGCACCGCCGCGATCATCCACACCGTGCTGATCAGCAGGAAGACGCGGCACGTGTTGCCGTTGTTGTGCAGCTTCATCTTCAGCATGGTGAGGTGGCGCTCGATGGCGATGGCCAGCAGGCTGAAGACGGAAGCCGCCAGCGCCACGAACATGCTGCCCTCCCTGAAGAACCACTGCGTGGGCGTCAGCTTGTAGGTGTTGGCGCCCGACAGCAGGATGTTGGCGGTGTAGACGCCGCCGGCCAGCAGGTCGGACAGCGCCAGGTTCCCGATGAAGTAGTACATGGGCTTGTGGAACTTCTTGGTCCTCCAGATGGTGGTCAGGACCAGGATGTTCTCCAGGATGATGAAGCAGCACACGATGATGAAGACCACCGAGTCGGCCTTCAGGCCCGAGTCCTGCTGCGTCTTGCGGAACTTTCCGGTGTAGTTGTAGTGTTTGGCGATCAGGTCGGAGTAGCTGGGCTCAGCCATGGCCTGCAGTGCAGCGGTAGTCCAGCAGGGGGGGCCACGTCCTCACACTTCAGTC
Encoded here:
- the s1pr1 gene encoding sphingosine 1-phosphate receptor 1, with translation MAEPSYSDLIAKHYNYTGKFRKTQQDSGLKADSVVFIIVCCFIILENILVLTTIWRTKKFHKPMYYFIGNLALSDLLAGGVYTANILLSGANTYKLTPTQWFFREGSMFVALAASVFSLLAIAIERHLTMLKMKLHNNGNTCRVFLLISTVWMIAAVLGGLPVMGWNCIQSMTRCSTVLPLYHKTYILFCTTVFSIILMAIVALYARIYTLVRTRSRKLVFRKVSNGRSNAGANIKSSEKSMALLKTVIIVLSCFIACWAPLFILLLLDAACETLSCPILYNAEWFLALAVLNSAMNPLIYTLTSNEMRRAFLKTLLCCTACVRPGAKFSGPIMGAEFSRSKSDNSSHPNKEEAEHSPRETTAASSGNVASSS